The following proteins are encoded in a genomic region of Magnolia sinica isolate HGM2019 chromosome 1, MsV1, whole genome shotgun sequence:
- the LOC131219928 gene encoding uncharacterized protein LOC131219928 yields MADGARKTLQPWKHLDGKVVLVTGASSGLGREFCLDLAKAGCKIVAAARRIDRLKSLCEEINGLTSSSSVRCAAVELDVTAKGSVIGASVQKAWDAFGRIDVLVNNAGIRGSVHSPLSLSEEEWNNIITTNLTGSWLVSKYICEHMQKANQKGSIINISSIVGLNRGQLPGSLAYAVSKAGVNTMTKVMAMELGVHNIRVNSISPGIFKSEITEGLMQKEWLNTVVERTVPLRTFGTSDPALTSLVRYLIHDSSEYVTGNMFVVEAGATLPGVPIFSSL; encoded by the exons ATGGCGGACGGAGCACGGAAAACTCTGCAGCCATGGAAACACCTCGACGGTAAGGTTGTGTTAGTGACGGGCGCTTCCTCCGGCCTCGGCCGTGAATTTTGCTTGGATCTTGCGAAGGCCGGATGCAAGATCGTTGCTGCCGCTCGAAGAATCGACCGATTGAAGTCTCTCTGCGAAGAAATCAACGGATTGACTTCTTCCTCTTCCGTCAGATGCGCTGCGGTGGAGCTCGATGTCACTGCAAAAGGCTCCGTCATCGGAGCGTCCGTGCAGAAGGCGTGGGATGCATTCGGCCGGATCGATGTCTTGGTTAATAATGCCGGAATTAGAG GCAGTGTGCATTCCCCACTGAGTTTGTCTGAGGAGGAGTGGAATAATATTATTACAACTAATCTCACAGGATCCTGGCTAGTATCCAAGTACATCTGTGAGCACATGCAGAAAGCAAATCAGAAAGGGTCAATAATCAATATTTCATCTATTGTGGGTCTTAACCGTGGACAGTTACCTGGAAGCCTTGCCTATGCTGTATCGAAAGCAGGTGTAAACACCATGACCAAG GTCATGGCTATGGAGTTGGGGGTGCATAATATCAGAGTCAACTCAATATCACCAGGAATATTCAAATCTGAGATCACTGAGGGCCTTATGCAGAAAGAATGGCTCAACACTGTCGTCGAAAGAACTGTCCCATTGAGAACATTCGGCACGTCGGATCCGGCACTGACATCACTTGTTCGTTACCTAATCCATGACTCGTCAGAGTATGTGACAGGCAATATGTTTGTTGTGGAAGCAGGCGCAACTCTTCCCGGTGTGCCTATTTTCTCGTCCCTTTGA
- the LOC131219911 gene encoding uncharacterized protein LOC131219911, translating to MADGARKTLQPWQHLDGKVVLVTGASSGLGREFCLDLAKAGCKIVAAARRIDRLKSLCEEINGLTSSSSVRCAAVELDVTAKGSVIGASVQKAWDAFGRIDALVNNAGIRGSVHSPLSLSEEEWNNIITTNLTGSWLVSKYICEHMQKANQKGSIINISSIAGLNRGQLPGSFAYAVSKAGVNTMTRIMAMELGVHNIRVNSISPGLFKSEITEGLMQKEWLNTVAERTVPLRTFGTSDPALTSLVRYLIHDSSEYVTGNMFVVEAGATLPGVPIFSSL from the exons ATGGCGGACGGAGCACGGAAAACTCTGCAGCCATGGCAACACCTCGACGGTAAGGTTGTGTTAGTGACGGGCGCCTCTTCCGGCCTCGGCCGTGAATTTTGCTTGGATCTTGCGAAGGCCGGATGCAAGATCGTTGCTGCCGCTCGAAGAATCGACCGATTGAAGTCTCTCTGCGAAGAAATCAACGGATTGACTTCTTCCTCTTCCGTCAGATGCGCTGCGGTGGAGCTCGATGTCACAGCAAAAGGCTCCGTCATCGGAGCGTCCGTGCAGAAGGCGTGGGATGCATTCGGCCGGATCGATGCCTTGGTTAATAATGCCGGAATTAGAG GCAGTGTGCATTCCCCGCTGAGTTTGTCTGAGGAGGAGTGGAATAATATCATTACAACTAATCTCACAGGATCCTGGCTAGTATCCAAGTACATTTGTGAGCACATGCAGAAAGCAAATCAGAAAGGGTCGATAATCAATATTTCATCTATTGCCGGTCTTAATCGTGGACAGTTACCTGGAAGCTTTGCCTATGCTGTATCGAAAGCAGGTGTAAACACCATGACCAGG ATCATGGCTATGGAGTTGGGGGTGCATAATATCAGAGTCAACTCAATATCACCAGGATTATTTAAATCTGAGATCACTGAGGGCCTTATGCAGAAAGAATGGCTCAACACTGTCGCCGAAAGAACTGTCCCATTGAGAACATTCGGCACGTCGGATCCAGCACTGACATCACTTGTTCGTTACCTAATCCATGACTCATCAGAGTATGTGACAGGCAATATGTTTGTTGTGGAAGCAGGCGCAACTCTTCCGGGTGTGCCTATTTTCTCGTCCCTTTGA